In Phycisphaerae bacterium, a single window of DNA contains:
- the trpD gene encoding anthranilate phosphoribosyltransferase — MPLSPTNTRVATSAIRSGEALAVLRLVMHVDASVEDQVALLERLNGRIPEAGELASMARMLRKRCVRLPEVPRNAVDLCGTGGDRSGTFNISTTAAFVVAGAGVPVVKHGNRAVSSRCGSADCLKALGIAGPTDADAASRLLREVGVVFLPAPAFHPAMAAVMEARRRLSARGHKTVFNLLGPLVNPGFVRRQAMGVFRAELVEPMAHALRELGVERAMVFHGDGLDEMTLTGTTTFARLDCGEIKRGALEPESVGLRRCRAEELAGGDAAENARVTRGILAGEVVDARRDIVLLNAAAAILASSDGELTLCAALEQARVSLRSGAALAKLHQLRRAGA, encoded by the coding sequence ATGCCGCTTAGCCCGACGAATACTCGCGTGGCAACTTCCGCCATCCGAAGTGGGGAAGCCCTCGCCGTGCTGCGTCTCGTGATGCACGTCGACGCATCGGTCGAGGATCAGGTCGCGCTTCTGGAGAGGCTTAACGGTCGAATTCCGGAGGCCGGGGAACTGGCATCCATGGCCCGGATGCTGCGCAAGCGATGCGTTCGCCTTCCGGAGGTTCCGCGAAACGCCGTCGATCTGTGCGGCACGGGCGGCGATCGCAGCGGCACGTTCAACATCTCCACGACCGCCGCGTTCGTCGTGGCCGGTGCGGGCGTTCCGGTGGTCAAGCACGGCAACCGGGCGGTATCGAGCCGCTGCGGCAGCGCGGATTGCCTGAAGGCGTTGGGGATCGCCGGCCCGACGGACGCCGATGCCGCGTCGCGGTTGCTGCGGGAAGTGGGAGTCGTGTTCCTCCCCGCGCCCGCGTTTCATCCGGCAATGGCGGCCGTGATGGAAGCCCGGCGGCGCTTGTCCGCTCGCGGGCACAAGACGGTGTTCAACCTGCTCGGGCCGCTGGTGAATCCCGGATTCGTGCGGCGGCAGGCGATGGGCGTGTTCCGCGCGGAGCTGGTGGAGCCCATGGCGCATGCGCTGAGGGAGTTGGGCGTTGAGCGGGCGATGGTCTTCCATGGCGACGGTCTGGACGAAATGACCCTTACCGGTACGACGACTTTCGCGAGGCTGGATTGCGGGGAGATCAAGCGCGGGGCGCTGGAGCCCGAGTCGGTCGGGCTGCGGCGCTGCCGCGCGGAGGAGCTGGCCGGCGGCGATGCTGCGGAAAATGCGCGGGTAACGCGGGGCATCCTGGCGGGGGAGGTCGTGGATGCTCGCCGCGATATCGTTCTCCTCAACGCCGCCGCTGCTATTCTGGCTTCCAGTGACGGGGAGTTGACACTTTGTGCCGCCCTGGAGCAGGCTCGTGTTTCGCTCCGCAGCGGCGCGGCGCTGGCCAAGTTGCATCAGCTGCGGAGGGCGGGCGCATGA
- a CDS encoding aminodeoxychorismate/anthranilate synthase component II, with protein sequence MAAEPYVLAIDNDDSFVHILADQFRCCGCTVDVFRRNWPEHEAVATIRRQAPNLLLLSPGPGTPEDATLCLALLAEFAGVVPIFGVCLGHQCIVHHFGGRVGTASEIMHGKPALIQHSQSGLFQGVENPIQVGRYHSLIAHSVPSSLVVDATYGEQVMAVRHRHRPVWGVQFHPESVLTPSGPRLIHNLLNELEVRHAA encoded by the coding sequence ATGGCGGCTGAACCATACGTGCTGGCAATCGACAACGACGATTCGTTCGTGCATATCCTCGCGGATCAATTCCGCTGCTGCGGATGCACGGTCGACGTTTTTCGTCGCAACTGGCCGGAGCACGAAGCGGTGGCGACGATCCGCCGTCAGGCGCCGAACCTGCTCCTTCTTTCGCCGGGCCCAGGGACGCCCGAGGACGCGACGCTGTGCCTCGCACTGCTCGCGGAGTTCGCCGGCGTGGTCCCCATTTTCGGCGTGTGCCTCGGACACCAATGCATCGTTCATCATTTCGGTGGTCGTGTGGGGACGGCCAGCGAAATCATGCACGGCAAGCCCGCGCTGATCCAGCACAGTCAATCGGGACTGTTTCAGGGCGTCGAGAATCCAATTCAGGTCGGACGCTATCACTCGCTGATTGCACACTCTGTTCCGTCTTCGCTCGTTGTCGATGCGACGTATGGCGAGCAGGTCATGGCTGTCCGCCACCGGCATCGGCCCGTGTGGGGGGTGCAGTTCCATCCGGAGAGCGTGCTGACGCCCTCCGGTCCGCGACTCATTCACAATCTGCTCAACGAGTTGGAGGTGCGCCATGCCGCTTAG